A window of Rhodothermales bacterium genomic DNA:
TGGACGATGAAATCAACGCCACCGAAAAGCTCGGCGGTCTTCTTGAACAGGTCTTCGAGATCCTCATCGCTGGTCGCATCCGCCCAGATAACTTCCGCCTCGGTCTTTTCCGCAAGGACGTCGATACCGCCGAGCTTACGGGCGACCGGCGCATTGGAGAGAACGAACCGTCCACCCTCACGATACACCGATTCGGCGATTAACCATGCCAGACTGCTTTCATTGAGAGCACCGAAAATGACGCCGGTCTTCCCCTGCAATAGACTGTGACCCGGACTGCTCATAGGCTGGTTTCGCCCCTCGGGCGGAATTCATTCTTCGAAACGGCTTGCAAAGGTACCAAACGGCAGCGTGGCAGTCTACTTCAGGCGTGTCGCGCAGCGAACCAGGAGAGCGCCAAAGCACCGTTTTCGTCCGTTGTAAAGGGTAGAAAAGGCAATACCAGACTTCTTGACGAAAATCACTCTACATACCCCGAGGCGAGTACGGGACCAGCCCGAAAGACCGGCGATTTCCCGCCCGGACCGCCTGCCTGCTCTGGACGGTGCTACGGTCGGAGTAGTTCTCGCCAACATGGGTGCAGCCCAGCGGCGCCTGAATGACTACCTCATGCTGGCGCATGTGGCGGCAGGCCTGGCGCTGATGGCGTTCTGCGTGGACGATATCACGTATGGCGGACCCTCGCGCCCTGTCATCATCCCTGTACTCGGAGGATACGTGTCGGCGAGCGTCGTCTTCCATACGGTCCTCAGGGAGCGCAGTCCGGCCGTGCTCATGTGGATAAACGGCATGAGCGATGTAGTCTTACTCGTTGCTGCGCAGCATCTTGCGTTTGTCGGCTTTGGAAGCATGGGACCCGAACTGACGGGGGCGTTCCTGATTCTTGTCGTGAGCGCGCTGTACGGGCTTAGCGGACAGCCCCGATTGTCGACGGCAATCGGCGGCATCGCGATCGTCTTCTTCAGCCTTTCGTTGTTCGGACCGTCCTCGGGCGTTCAGGTTTTCGATCCGCGTTCGATCGCGGCCCTGCTGCTCGCGGGCGCTGCCGCCTTTGCAGGCATTCGCCTCGCACGGGTCATCGAAAAGAGCGAGATCTCAAACTCCATCCGGACCCTAGAGCGCATGGAGTTGGCCGTCACCATCCAGCGCCTGCGCAACACGTCGCGACAGGTCAGCCGGGGTTAGTCGACGACTGCGGCAAGCGGCTTCACGACGTCAATCATCTGGTCGTGGATTCTTCCGTTCGAACCCATAATCTGACGAGAGAATACCGGATCTCCCGTTCCCGAGAACTGCGTTACGCGGCCACCGGCCTCTCGAATCAGGAGGACGCCCGCAGCCACATCCCACGGCATGAGGCCGGTCTCGAAGAATCCGTCGAAGCGCCCTGCGGCGAGGTAGGCGAGATCGATGGCGGCGCTGCCGTGGCGTCGGACACCCTGACAGCCATACATGAACTTGCCTAGTACGTCGAGATACGCATCAAGATGATCTACCGCCCGATACGGAAATCCGGTTGATATCAAGCTGCCCGACAGATCGGGCGATGTGCTTACATGCATCGGCCGGCCGTCGAGAAAGGCTCCGGCTCCGCGGACAGCCGTGAAGGTCTCGCCACTGACAACCTCCAGGACCACGCCGACAACAACTTCGTCGTCTTCCGCCAGTGCGATGCTGACGGCATACGGAGGTACGCCGTGCGTGAAGTTGGTTGTCCCGTCGATCGGATCGATTATCCACCGACGCGAAGCCGCGGCTCGGGCCCCCTCGGTGTCCTCTTCTGCGAGAAAACCGTAGTCGGGAAACTGATCGGCCAGTTGCCGCATGATCAGCCGCTGCGACTGCTCGTCAATCTCCGTAACCAGATCGTGCCGTCCTTTCTCACGGATATCGTCGCGACTGACAACGCCCGCGTGCTCCCGAATGATCAGAGCCGCCGCCCGCGCGGCCCGAACGGCGGCATCGCGCTCGGGAGTGAAGGAGTTGTCCATACCGGCTTCGGCAGATTCCAGGTCGGTCAGCCGCCGTCCAACGGCGACCAGACGTGCCGGCGCTATCTACACCCTATAGTCGTCCGACCTCCAGTTCGCGATCAACTTCTTGATGTCACCCTCACCAAGCTGCTCCTGAACGGCCTTTTCCGCCAGTGCGTCGTATTCGTCGTCCGACGCGAAACGCAGTCCGATGATCTGGCGAACAGTCAGTCGCGGATCCAGCAACTTGCCCGTACGCACGTAGCATCTCAGATTCTCTTCCGCCTTGATCGCCCTGTCCTGCGCCTTGAGGGGAAAGGCTCGCACGTAGAAGAAGACCAGTACGAGCGCAGCTGCAACGGCGAGAAGCAGTGTGGCACTATAGAAGCTGGCAGTTCCCGACGACTTAACGACGTTGACGACCGATCCGATCAGGATCGCAAGCACCAGGAGTGCCAGAAAGAAATGATAGAGGGGCACCCACTTGCGGTGGCTCGCGTAACCCTGCTGGCTCATGACAGACTCCGATTTGTGCAGATGGCCGATTTGATCAATGATCGTGTCGGGCAAGATAGTTAAGTTCGAAGGAGTTGGGCTACCGCATTGCGGATCGACAGCGACAAATATGCATCGCACCGAATCCTGATGCCCTCAGACCAATTCCACGTTTCGACAGCATTAGAATCCGCAACTGTCGGTCGGGAGACCGCAACGTAACACATGCAGAAGACGATATGTACCACGGCCAGGCGAAAACGATTACTCGGATAGCGAGAGTCACGATGGTATCTGGAGCAGCGATCGTCATGACTCTCGTCATGATGATTTCGGCGGGATGCCGAGCGGACAGACCAGGCCGTCCCACCCCCGAGTCTGATTTCACGCGCGAAACCGCTGTCTTTGCTACCGTTGCGTCGTTGGACTACGGCGCCGCCGCCGCGGCGTACGGGTCGCTCGATTCGCTGTTCTATCGACTGCGAACGACCACGACAGAGAGAGACGAAGCCGGACAGATGCTTGCGTCTGAGGCGCGGACGTTCGCGATGAGCCCGCAAGGAGGTATCCTCGAAGACATGTCCACGGAGGGTACACTGAGTACCGGCTTCATGACGTTCGCTACTTCCGGAGACTCCATTCCCGACCAGGGTCAGGACCTGGCTGAACTGTGGGCGCCCGTCCAGCCGGCATTCGCATCTGTACGAAATCGCGAATACTACAGGTACTCTGGTGCGGCGGACACGATGCTGGCCGGCGAGTCGTGCGAAGTCTACCTGATTGAGGCCGTTGAAGACGCTCCTGCTGAAAAAATACCGATCCGGCGGGTGAGGCTGGTGGTAGCCCGGTCGGATTCAGCCG
This region includes:
- a CDS encoding inositol monophosphatase; amino-acid sequence: MDNSFTPERDAAVRAARAAALIIREHAGVVSRDDIREKGRHDLVTEIDEQSQRLIMRQLADQFPDYGFLAEEDTEGARAAASRRWIIDPIDGTTNFTHGVPPYAVSIALAEDDEVVVGVVLEVVSGETFTAVRGAGAFLDGRPMHVSTSPDLSGSLISTGFPYRAVDHLDAYLDVLGKFMYGCQGVRRHGSAAIDLAYLAAGRFDGFFETGLMPWDVAAGVLLIREAGGRVTQFSGTGDPVFSRQIMGSNGRIHDQMIDVVKPLAAVVD